The following proteins are co-located in the Triticum aestivum cultivar Chinese Spring chromosome 1A, IWGSC CS RefSeq v2.1, whole genome shotgun sequence genome:
- the LOC123105738 gene encoding arabinogalactan protein 16 gives MARTLFGFVAAPALLLAVFMPALAAAQAPAPAPTSDASSVDQGVAYFLMILALVLTYLIHPLDASSPYKLF, from the exons ATGGCGAGAACCCTTTTTGGTTtcgtcgccgcccccgcgctcctcctcgccgtcttcatgCCGGCCCTCGCCGCCGCGCAGGCCCCCGCGCCGGCGCCCACCAGCGACG CGTCCTCGGTCGACCAGGGCGTTGCCTACTTTCTGATGATCCTGGCGCTGGTGCTCACCTACCTCATCCACCCGTTGGACGCCTCCTCCCCGTACAAGCTCTTCTGA